The window CGCCACTGAAACCCGGAGGACGGTGTGAAACTGATCGATATCCGCGGCGCCCTGGACCCGCGCGGCACCAACCGCGTGCGTGCCATCCTCGGCTCTCGTCTGGAGTCCATTCTGGCCGTCTCCCGGCTCAACGACATCTACACCGGCCTCGACCTGAGCGCGCCGGAGCGCAGCTTTTTCCGCAGCAGCCTGGAGTTCATGGGCGTGGATTACGACATCTCGCCCGAGGACCTGGAAAAAATCCCGGCTGCCGGCCCCCTGCTGGTGGTGGCCAACCACCCGTTCGGTGGGATCGAGGGCCTGGTGCTGGGCGACATTCTCACCCGTCGACGCCAGGACACCAAACTCCTGGGCAATTACCTTCTGCAGCGCATCCCGGAGCTGGGGCCCTACATCATCCCGGTGGACCCGTTCGGCGGGAGCGAGGCGGCGCGCAGCAACATCCGCGGGCTCAAGGCCTCGATCCGTCACCTGATCTCGGGCGGCGTGCTGGGGGCTTTCCCGGCCGGTGAGGTGGCCCACCTGGCCCTGAGCCGCCGTCAGAGCGGCGAGCGGGTCTGGAGCCAGCATATCGGCGCTCTGGTGCGGCATAGCCAGGCCACGGTGACGCCGGTCTATTTCCCGGGACGGAACAGCGCCCTGTTCAATCTTCTTGGCCTGCTGGACCCACGCCTTCGCACCGCGATGCTGCCGCGCGAATTGGTCAACAAGCGCAACCGCCGCCTGAGCGTGCTGGTGGGCCGTCCCATTCCCTGGAGCCGCCTGGAGCAGTTCGAGAGCGACCGTGAGCTGGCCGATTACCTGCGCCTGAGCACCCTGATCCTGGGCAACCGCGTACCGGCCCGGCCCAAGCGCGTGCACGGGTTCCGTTTCGCCCGCACCGAGCGTCCGGTGGCCACGGCCCGTCCCGCCGAGGCCATCGCCGCCGAGCTGGCCGCCCTTCCGTCCGACTCTTTCCTGGCCGAGGACAGTGAGTTCGCGGTCTACGCGGTTCAGCGGGAGCAGGCCCCGGCGCTGATCGAGGAACTGGGCCGTCTGCGCGAGATCACTTTCCGCCAGATCGGCGAGGGCACCGGCAAAAGTTCCGACCTGGACCGTTTCGACAATCACTACATCCACCTGGTGCTCTGGCACAAGGCTGCCGCCGAGGTGGCCGGGGCCTACCGCCTGGGCCTGGCCGACCGCCTGATCGCCAGACAGGGCCGCGCCGGGCTGTACAGCGGCACCCTGTTCCGTTTCGGACCCGAGTTCCTGTCGCGCCTGGACAATGCCATTGAGCTGGGCCGCTCGTTCATCCGGCGCGAGTACCAGCGCCACCCCTCCAGCCTGGCCCTTCTGTGGCGCGGAATCGGCGAGCTTGTCTGCCGCGAGCCCTGGCGCTGCGTGCTGTTCGGCCCGGTCAGTATCAGCCGCGACTACCATGCAGTGTCGCGCCGGCTGATCGTGCAGTTCCTGAGCCGTAACCGTCTGGACCCCGATCTGTCGCGCCTGGTGCGGCCGCGCAAGCCGTTCCGCATCGCGGCCGGGGCCCTGGAGGGCGGCAGCCTGCGGGACATCGAGGATGTCTCCATGCTGGTCTCGGAGCTTGAGGCGGACGGCAAGGGTGTGCCGGTGCTGATAAAGCACTACCTGCGGCTGAACGCCTCACTGCTCAGTTTCAACGTGGATCGCAAGTTCTCGGACGTGGTGGACGGGTTGATCCGGGTGGACCTGCGCACCACCGACCCGCGTATCCTGTCGCGGTTCATGGGGCGGCACGGTTTCGCCCGCTTCGCCGAGCACCACGGGCTGGAGCGGACGCGGCGCGAGGTCTGATTACTGAACATGGAGTATTGACTCGAAAGGCCCCGCCGCTTTTCCGGCAGGGCCTTTGTGTCGGGTGGAATTCATTTGTTTCTTGACAGCAGTCGCATTCCGGGGGAAAATGGTCCCAGGGCTTGCAGTACGGCCCACCCACAACGGACGACCGAACTCTTCCCTGGAGGCCTTTGATGCGCTGGTCTTATCTTGTCGTGGCCCTGCTGACGCTGCTGGTTCTGGGCTGGGCGATGCGGATGGGTGGGGAAATAATGATGGCCGTGGACCTGCCGAGCCTGGCGCTGGTGCTTGCGCCCGCTCTCCTGATGTCGCTCGCCACCCACGGTCCGGCTGAAATGGCGGGTTGTTTCGCAGTGGCCTTCAAAAAAGAGGGAGTCGAGCCGGCGGCGCTGGAGAAAGGGATTCTGTTTTTCAAGACCCTGCAGGCCTATTTCACAATCAGCGCCGTAATATCTTTCCTTATGGGTCTTATTATTCTTCTGGCTTCGGCGGAGGATTACGCGACAATCTGCCCCGGACTGGCCGTGTCGATTATTTCGGTGCTTTATGCCTACCTTCTGGCCCTGCTGGTCACGGTGCCGTTCAGGACCGCGCTCGAAAAGAAAAAGATCGAGTTGGGCCGCTGAGTGTGGAATGAAAAATCTGTCTTGTATCTTGAGATTAATGTGAGCCTCGATGGAAGAAAGGTTCGCTTTACTGCGTTGTATTTTAAGAGGTTGGAATGAGCATGGTGGGAAATATGCTAATAAATCTTGACAAACAAGAGTAAAGGAATTATAAATTAAACAATCCACGTATGTGGAGGTGGATGGCTTTGCCATCGGAGCCCGCAAGGGCTCTTTTTTTATCCTATAAATTTTTTCCCAGAACCAGCTATCCTGCCGTTTGATTGATAATATTTATTCTGCAATATCGCTACTATCTGTCTTGAAAATACTCCGAGCTCTCTCTCAAATAAATTTTGCTCAGACAAAATTTCACACCAGCTCGGGTGGGCAAGAAGATCAACTAATTGAAGACCTGCGATGTTATTGCTTTTCTGCTTGACTTTTAATTGTGAGCTTGTGAGGTGTTGTGTAAGATAACCTTTTTCAAGGTAATGAGTTCCTTTGTTGTAGAGATTGTTAAAGGCTTCTTTTAATTTCTTGTCCTCTTTTCCTCCTCTGGATTCTGCAAGAACATCCCCAGTAGCTCCTGTACTTCTTAGAAAGAAAATATATCTTTCAAGCATAACTTCCAAACAATAGTGGTAAGGATGATATATCCAAGTGGAATATGTTTCTTTATGTGCTTTCTTATCTATGCATATGGTTATAACTTTGAAATCCCACCTTCTCAAGCAATTAAGTAGTTCGGAATTGAATTGCTTTTCCGTTTCTGGATCAGAAAGCACTGAGAATACATCTCGTTTGTTTACAATGTCTTTGCGATGCAAGATCACTGGATCATCAGGGTGCTGTCCGAAGAATCTTTTCTTTAGGGACTCCATTTCTGGAAATACGACATCATCAATGTGGTCTAATTTGAAAATGACACCAGTCAAACTTAAGAATCTATGAATGGGATTTGAGGAGCTTCCCAGGTCTGGATTGCCGACTTCATCGATATACATTCTGTATTTGGCTGCTGAATTCATGATGGTATCAATTCCACTGATGTTTGCTAATATAGAGAACCAAATTATGTCGTTCATGTTTTGCTGTAAAACTGAATTCATTGCTAAATATAAGCTTTCTCCGCTTCCTTTGTCACCGCGGCGGCAACCCGCACCACCTCGACTGGATAGCGGCCGCGGGCGGTCTCGCCGGTGAACAGCAGCCAGCCCGTGCCGTCCAGCACCGCGTTGTAGATATCGCTCACCTCGGCCCGGGTGGGCACAGGGTTAACGCACATCGATTCGAGCATCTGGGTCGAGGTGATCGACTCCAAGCCCAGGGCGGCGGCCCGGCGCAGCACGTGTTTCTGGGCCGCGGGCACCCGCTCCAGACCGATCTCGGCCCCCAGGTCGCCTCGCGCCACCAGGACACCGTCGGCTGCTTCCAGTATCCCCTCCAGGTTGTCTAAGGCCTCGGCGCGCTCGACCTTGGCGATCAGGCGCAGACTTGCTCCGCGTGCGGCCAGGTAATCCCGTACCTCCCGCACCGAGCCGGCATCCCGCACGAACGAAAGCGCCAGGCTGTCGAACCCGAGGGCGGCCAGGCAGTCCAGGTCGGCGCGATCCTTGGCGCTCAAGGCAGGGAGCCTGAGGTCGAGCCCCGGGGCGTTCACCCCCTTGCGCCCCTCCAGCGCCCCGCCGCGGACAATCCGGCAGCGCGCCTCCACGCCCGGTTCCAGTACTTCCAGCTCCACCGCCCCGTCGTTCAGCAGCACCCGTGCGCCAGGCACGAGCGCCCGGACCAGCTCCGGACAGTCGAGCGTTATCCGTCCGGCGCCGAGCGGCGCTTCGCCCGCGCAGAGGACAGTTTCCCGTCCTGCCTCCAGCCGCACGCCGCCCTCCGGGGCCGTGGCCGTGCGTGGTCGTGGCCCCTGAAGGTCGGCCAGCAGGCGGACTCGCTGTCCGCTGGCTTTCTCGGCTTGTCTGAGGGGAACGAGCAGGCGTTCGCATTCGCCGGGGGTAAGATGGGAGAAATTGACCCGCACCCCGCGCATTCCGGACTCGATCATGGCCTCAAGAATGGGCTGGGAGGCGCAGGACGGTCCCAGGGTGCACATTATTCCGGTGCGCAGCGGTGCGGTCATCCGGCAGCCGCGCCGATCCGGCCCGGCTGCCCGGTGGCCGAGAGCACGCTGTTCCAGAGGCTGCTCTCCAGGGCCACCTTTTTCTTGCCGTGGGTGACCTGGCTTAATGGCACGTGGGTCATCACATTGTGCCACAGGCCGACCACCATGTCGGTCTTGCCGGCCATGGCGGCGTGCACCGCGGCGCGGCCCAGGTCGTTGCAGAACAGAGCGTCCCCGGCATCCGCCGGCACGGAGCGCACCACGTAACTCGGGTCGATGTACTTGAGGTTCACCTCGTGGCCGCACCCGGCGAAATGCGCCTTGATCCTGTCGCGCAGGAACGTGCCCACATCCCGGGACATCTGGCTGTAGGCGATGTTGCCGCTCTTGTCGCGCATGATCTCGCCGCTGTCGACCAGGTCGAGTCCCGCGCCCTCGGCGGCCACGATTACGGCGTGGTTGCGCCGCACCAGGCGTTCCTCCAGCAGCTCGAACAGGCCGCCCGGTCCCTCCAGGCTGAACGGGCACTCGGGGATCAGGCAGAAATTGACCACCATGCTGGCCAGCGTGGCGTGGCAGGCGATGAACCCGCTGTCGCGTCCCATCAGCTTGACCAGGCCCACGCCGTTGGGCGCTCCCTCGGCCTCGTTGTGCGCGCCCAGGAGTACCTGCCGCGCGGCCTGGACCGCGGTGTCGAACCCGAAAGTCTTGTAGACGAAAAGGATATCGTTGTCGATGGTCTTTGGCACGCCGATCACGGACAGCTCGTAGCCCTGGCGCAGGGCCTCCTCGGCCACGCCGTGCGCCCCTTTCAGGGTGCCGTCCCCGCCGATCGTGAACAGGAGGTTCACTTTCCAGCGGCGGCAGGCCTCCACGATCAGCGCCGGGTCGACCGCGCCGCGCGAGGAGCCGAGGAACGAGCCGCCGTTGCGCTGAACGCCCTCCACCCGCTGGGGGGTGAGCTCCAGCGGGGTCTGGGCCGAGGCCATGTCGAACCCGGCGTAGCCGTAACGCACCCCCAGCACCCGTCGCACCCCGTAGCCGTGGTACAGCTCCAGGAAAATGGACTGGATGACGTTGTTGATCCCCGGGCAGAGTCCGCCGCAGGTGACAATGGCCGCCCGGGTGCTCTGCGGGTCGAAATAGATACGCCGCCGCGGCCCGGCGCACTCGAAAGAGGCCGGTTCCCCGGGGCCGTTCTTCCGGGGCAGGTAGACATCCAACGGGATACGCCGGTCATCCGACTTGTAGTCCGGCAGCCCGTCATCCGGACGGGTCGAGAGCCCGAGCGGTGAATCGAGCTGCGGAGCGCCCAGGCTCAGCACCTCCAGGTCTTTCCTCTCCGGCTGGAAATCTATTGCCATAGGATCAGCCCCAGCTCGTAGGGGTGGACCATGTCGACATGGCGCGGCAGCACGCGCAGGGTGAACCCGTGCCTCCCGCTGTGGGAGCAGCGCACCAGCCCCTCGAAGCGGTGCACACCGTCGCCGCCCGCGCCCTTGTGCTCCATGACCACCGTGTTCGACCCGGTGATCTCGCGCCGCTGGTTGAGTGTGCCGTAATAGACCTCCACCGAGATATCCTCGGGCGTGAGCGAGCCCAGGCGCACCTCGGCCCGGACTTTCATCTCCGTGCCGACCAGGTACTCGCGGTCGACCTCCGCTTCGGCTTTCTCGATGCGCACACCACCCCAGGCCTCCCGGACCCGTCTGGTCCAGGCGGCCAGTTCCCTGGCGCGGGCGTAGTTGTCGGCCGAAAGGGTGACCGTGCTCTCGGCGGCGGGCAGGTAGAAACGCTCCAGGTATTCCTGGACCATGCGGTTGGTGTTGAACACCGGCCCGAGCTTGGAGATCGAGGCGCGCATCTTGTCGATCCAGCGGCGCGGCTGACCGTTCTCGCTGCGCTGGTAGAACTGCGGCACCACCTCGTTTTCCAGCAGGTTGTACAGGGCGTTGGACTCGATCTCATCCTGAAGGGCCAGGTCGGTGTATTCCTCGCCCTTACCGATGGCCCAGCCGGAGTCGCGCTCCAGCTCGTAGGCCTCATCCCACCAGCCGTCCAGGGTGCTCAGGTTGAGCGCTCCGTTGTAGACCGCTTTCATGCCGCTGGTGCCCGAGGCCTCCATCGGACGGCGCGGGTTGTTCAGCCAGACATCCACTCCCTGGACCATGTAGCGCGAGACCACCAGGTCGTAGTTTTCGAGGAACACGATCCGGCGGCGCACCTCGGGGTCGTTCGAAAAATGCACGATCTGGCGGATGAAAGCCTTGCCCTCCTCGTCCCGCGGATGGGCCTTGCCGGCGAAGATGAACTGGACCGGGCGGTCCTTGCTGTTCATGATCCGTTTCAGGCGCTCGACGTCTTTCAGCAGCAGAGTGGCGCGCTTGTAGGTGGCGAAACGGCGGGCGAACCCGATGGTCAGCAAGCCCGGCTCCAGCACCTCATCCGCCAGGGAGATTTCCTGGGCCGAGGCCCCGCGCTCGGAAAGCTGTCGCTTCAGGCGCTTGCGGGCGAAAGCCACCAGGCGCTCGCGGCGGCGCTCGTGGGTGCGCCAGATTTCCTCGGCCGGAATCTGGTCCACCCGGTCCCAGACCGCCGTGTCCGTGGGGTTCTCGCGCCAGCGGTGCCCCAGGTAGCGGTCGTAGAGGGAGGCGAAATCGCGGCTCAGCCAGGAGTGGATATGCACGCCGTTGGTCACGTGGGTGATCGGCACGTCCTCCAGGGGCACGCCGCTCCAGACATTCTGCCACATGTTGCGGCTGACCGCGCCGTGAAGGCGGCTCACGCCGTTGTAGTAGCCCGAAAGCCGGAAAGCCAGGTAGACCATGTTGAACGGTTCGAGGTCGTTATCCGGGTTGCGGCGCCCAAGGGCCAGAAAGCGGCGTTTGTCCAGGCCGAGCTGCCCGTACAGCGGCGAGAAATAGTAGTCCACCATGGCCGGGTCGAACGTGTCGATGCCGGCCGGGACCGGGGTGTGGGTGGTGAAAATGGTGCCCGGCCTCACCGCGGCCAGGGCCTCATCGAACGAGAGCTTTGCGTCGGTGGTAAGCCTCCGGATACGCTCGATGCCCAGGAACGCGGCGTGGCCCTCGTTCATGTGGCAGACATCCGGGTCGATCCCGATGGCGTCCAGCGCGATCAGCCCGCCCACGCCCATCAGGATTTCCTGCTGGATGCGCATCTCCTTGTCCCCGCCGTAGAGCTGGTAGGTGATCGCCCGGTCGGAGGGGCTGTTGGCCGGGACATTGGTGTCCAGCAGATACAGCGGCACCCGGCCGACCTGGGCTTTCCAGATGCGGGCGCAGACATTGCGGCCGGGGAACGGCACGCAGATCACGATCTGTTTGCCCTGGGCGTCGTTGACCGGGGCCACCGGCAGCTTGTAGGGGTCGTTGTCGTAGTAGGATTCCTGCTGGTACCCGTCGATATTGAGGTACTGGCGGAAATAGCCGTGCTGGTACATCAGGCCCACCCCCACCAGGGGGGCGCCCAGGTCGCTGGCGCTTTTCACGTGGTCGCCGGCCAGCACGCCCAGGCCGCCGGAGTAGATCGGCAGGCACTCGGAGATGCCGAACTCGGCGCTGAAATAGGCCACGGTCATCTTGTAGTCCTGGTCACCGTGGGCTTTCTG of the bacterium genome contains:
- the glgP gene encoding alpha-glucan family phosphorylase, producing MKNITEFSIVPALPEKLRVLREIAGNLYWAWDHDLIELFRRMDPNLWEATRHNPSLILDTIDQTTLDKLAVDDGFLDHLNSARQRLEEYLADTRTWFQKAHGDQDYKMTVAYFSAEFGISECLPIYSGGLGVLAGDHVKSASDLGAPLVGVGLMYQHGYFRQYLNIDGYQQESYYDNDPYKLPVAPVNDAQGKQIVICVPFPGRNVCARIWKAQVGRVPLYLLDTNVPANSPSDRAITYQLYGGDKEMRIQQEILMGVGGLIALDAIGIDPDVCHMNEGHAAFLGIERIRRLTTDAKLSFDEALAAVRPGTIFTTHTPVPAGIDTFDPAMVDYYFSPLYGQLGLDKRRFLALGRRNPDNDLEPFNMVYLAFRLSGYYNGVSRLHGAVSRNMWQNVWSGVPLEDVPITHVTNGVHIHSWLSRDFASLYDRYLGHRWRENPTDTAVWDRVDQIPAEEIWRTHERRRERLVAFARKRLKRQLSERGASAQEISLADEVLEPGLLTIGFARRFATYKRATLLLKDVERLKRIMNSKDRPVQFIFAGKAHPRDEEGKAFIRQIVHFSNDPEVRRRIVFLENYDLVVSRYMVQGVDVWLNNPRRPMEASGTSGMKAVYNGALNLSTLDGWWDEAYELERDSGWAIGKGEEYTDLALQDEIESNALYNLLENEVVPQFYQRSENGQPRRWIDKMRASISKLGPVFNTNRMVQEYLERFYLPAAESTVTLSADNYARARELAAWTRRVREAWGGVRIEKAEAEVDREYLVGTEMKVRAEVRLGSLTPEDISVEVYYGTLNQRREITGSNTVVMEHKGAGGDGVHRFEGLVRCSHSGRHGFTLRVLPRHVDMVHPYELGLILWQ
- a CDS encoding lysophospholipid acyltransferase family protein; the protein is MKLIDIRGALDPRGTNRVRAILGSRLESILAVSRLNDIYTGLDLSAPERSFFRSSLEFMGVDYDISPEDLEKIPAAGPLLVVANHPFGGIEGLVLGDILTRRRQDTKLLGNYLLQRIPELGPYIIPVDPFGGSEAARSNIRGLKASIRHLISGGVLGAFPAGEVAHLALSRRQSGERVWSQHIGALVRHSQATVTPVYFPGRNSALFNLLGLLDPRLRTAMLPRELVNKRNRRLSVLVGRPIPWSRLEQFESDRELADYLRLSTLILGNRVPARPKRVHGFRFARTERPVATARPAEAIAAELAALPSDSFLAEDSEFAVYAVQREQAPALIEELGRLREITFRQIGEGTGKSSDLDRFDNHYIHLVLWHKAAAEVAGAYRLGLADRLIARQGRAGLYSGTLFRFGPEFLSRLDNAIELGRSFIRREYQRHPSSLALLWRGIGELVCREPWRCVLFGPVSISRDYHAVSRRLIVQFLSRNRLDPDLSRLVRPRKPFRIAAGALEGGSLRDIEDVSMLVSELEADGKGVPVLIKHYLRLNASLLSFNVDRKFSDVVDGLIRVDLRTTDPRILSRFMGRHGFARFAEHHGLERTRREV
- the pyk gene encoding pyruvate kinase; this translates as MTAPLRTGIMCTLGPSCASQPILEAMIESGMRGVRVNFSHLTPGECERLLVPLRQAEKASGQRVRLLADLQGPRPRTATAPEGGVRLEAGRETVLCAGEAPLGAGRITLDCPELVRALVPGARVLLNDGAVELEVLEPGVEARCRIVRGGALEGRKGVNAPGLDLRLPALSAKDRADLDCLAALGFDSLALSFVRDAGSVREVRDYLAARGASLRLIAKVERAEALDNLEGILEAADGVLVARGDLGAEIGLERVPAAQKHVLRRAAALGLESITSTQMLESMCVNPVPTRAEVSDIYNAVLDGTGWLLFTGETARGRYPVEVVRVAAAVTKEAEKAYI
- a CDS encoding ATP-dependent 6-phosphofructokinase produces the protein MAIDFQPERKDLEVLSLGAPQLDSPLGLSTRPDDGLPDYKSDDRRIPLDVYLPRKNGPGEPASFECAGPRRRIYFDPQSTRAAIVTCGGLCPGINNVIQSIFLELYHGYGVRRVLGVRYGYAGFDMASAQTPLELTPQRVEGVQRNGGSFLGSSRGAVDPALIVEACRRWKVNLLFTIGGDGTLKGAHGVAEEALRQGYELSVIGVPKTIDNDILFVYKTFGFDTAVQAARQVLLGAHNEAEGAPNGVGLVKLMGRDSGFIACHATLASMVVNFCLIPECPFSLEGPGGLFELLEERLVRRNHAVIVAAEGAGLDLVDSGEIMRDKSGNIAYSQMSRDVGTFLRDRIKAHFAGCGHEVNLKYIDPSYVVRSVPADAGDALFCNDLGRAAVHAAMAGKTDMVVGLWHNVMTHVPLSQVTHGKKKVALESSLWNSVLSATGQPGRIGAAAG
- a CDS encoding DUF3800 domain-containing protein translates to MNDIIWFSILANISGIDTIMNSAAKYRMYIDEVGNPDLGSSSNPIHRFLSLTGVIFKLDHIDDVVFPEMESLKKRFFGQHPDDPVILHRKDIVNKRDVFSVLSDPETEKQFNSELLNCLRRWDFKVITICIDKKAHKETYSTWIYHPYHYCLEVMLERYIFFLRSTGATGDVLAESRGGKEDKKLKEAFNNLYNKGTHYLEKGYLTQHLTSSQLKVKQKSNNIAGLQLVDLLAHPSWCEILSEQNLFERELGVFSRQIVAILQNKYYQSNGRIAGSGKKFIG